Proteins encoded together in one Sinorhizobium meliloti window:
- a CDS encoding amino acid ABC transporter permease: MAIGVTNAPERSTSSGSIINDPQVRGIFYQAITIIILAALIYWIVDNTVDNLRRANIASGYDFVRSRAGFDVGQSLISFTSDSTYGRALLVGFVNTLLVAITGIITATIIGFIVGIGRLSHNWIIAKLSLAYVEVFRNIPPLLVIFFWYSGVLSILPQARDALALPFDIFLSNRGVAFPRPIAEEGAGYTLLAFVIAVAASVFFARYARQRQLATGERLPVLWTVLGLIIGLPLVTFLVTGAPITFDIPVAGKFNLTGGSVVGPEFMSLFLALSFYTAAFIAEIVRAGIRGVSKGQTEAAHALGIRPALTTRLVVVPQAMRIIIPPLTSQYLNLTKNSSLAVAIGYADLVAVGGTILNQTGQSIEIVSIWLIVYLSLSLATSLFMNWYNARMALVER, translated from the coding sequence ATGGCCATCGGCGTCACCAACGCGCCTGAACGAAGCACGTCCTCGGGATCGATCATCAACGATCCTCAGGTGCGCGGGATATTCTATCAGGCAATCACCATCATCATCCTCGCAGCGCTCATCTACTGGATCGTCGACAACACCGTCGACAACCTGAGACGCGCGAACATCGCATCCGGCTACGACTTCGTTAGAAGCCGCGCCGGCTTCGATGTCGGACAGTCGCTGATTTCATTTACCAGCGATTCCACCTATGGCCGCGCCTTGCTGGTCGGCTTCGTCAACACTTTGCTCGTCGCAATTACCGGAATCATCACGGCGACGATCATCGGTTTTATCGTCGGCATCGGACGCCTTTCGCACAACTGGATCATCGCCAAGCTCTCGCTGGCCTATGTCGAGGTGTTCCGCAACATCCCGCCGCTGCTCGTCATATTCTTCTGGTACAGCGGGGTGCTGTCGATATTGCCGCAGGCACGAGATGCGCTTGCCCTGCCCTTCGATATCTTTCTGAGCAATCGCGGTGTCGCCTTTCCGAGGCCGATTGCCGAAGAGGGTGCAGGATACACGCTCCTCGCGTTTGTTATCGCCGTCGCCGCAAGTGTGTTCTTTGCCCGTTACGCGCGCCAACGGCAGTTGGCGACCGGCGAGCGCCTTCCCGTCCTGTGGACCGTGCTCGGACTGATCATCGGCCTGCCGCTGGTCACATTTCTCGTGACCGGTGCGCCGATCACCTTCGACATTCCCGTGGCGGGCAAGTTCAACCTCACGGGCGGTTCGGTCGTCGGACCGGAGTTCATGTCGCTGTTCCTCGCGCTTTCCTTCTACACGGCAGCCTTCATCGCTGAAATCGTCCGGGCCGGTATCCGCGGCGTTTCCAAGGGCCAGACGGAGGCGGCACATGCGCTCGGCATACGCCCGGCGCTGACGACGCGCCTCGTGGTCGTGCCGCAGGCGATGCGCATCATCATTCCGCCGCTGACCAGTCAATATCTCAACCTCACCAAGAACTCTTCGCTGGCGGTTGCCATCGGTTATGCCGACCTCGTCGCCGTCGGCGGCACCATCCTCAACCAGACCGGACAGTCAATCGAGATCGTAAGCATCTGGCTCATCGTCTATCTCAGCCTGAGCCTCGCGACGTCGCTGTTCATGAACTGGTACAACGCCCGAATGGCGCTGGTGGAGAGGTGA
- a CDS encoding zinc-finger domain-containing protein: protein MAGHSIPHFQNDGGHRVIEIGVKEFMCTGASVPFDHPHIFVDMGDENEKVCSYCSTLYRYNPSLKATETIPPGCLFTTKAA from the coding sequence ATGGCCGGCCACAGCATCCCCCATTTTCAGAACGACGGCGGGCACCGGGTCATCGAGATCGGCGTCAAGGAATTCATGTGCACGGGTGCTTCCGTCCCGTTCGACCACCCTCACATCTTCGTCGACATGGGCGACGAGAACGAGAAGGTCTGTTCCTATTGCTCGACCCTCTACCGCTACAATCCTTCCCTGAAGGCGACGGAAACGATTCCTCCGGGCTGCCTTTTCACGACTAAAGCCGCCTGA
- a CDS encoding cystathionine beta-lyase codes for MADNTSGRAEQGINTRLAHTGNNPSDFHGFVNPPVVHASTVLFPNARTMETRAQKYTYGTRGTPTTDALCEAVNELEGAAGTILVPSGLAAVTVPFLAYLSSGDHVLIVDSVYFPTRHFCDTMLSRLGVTVEYYDPTIGAGIENLIRPNTRLVHTEAPGSNTFEMQDIPAISAAAHRHGCIVTMDNTWATPVYFRPLDHGVDVSIHAATKYPSGHSDVLLGTVSANAAHWPALSEAMVTLGVCVSPDDSYQILRGLRTMGVRLERHQASALAIAEWLEGRDEVARVLHPALPSFPGHELWKRDFGGASGIFSFVLRAEPEDGKAKAHAFLDALSLFGLGYSWGGFESLAVHVNLSDRKVAKAPSEGPVIRLQIGLEDVPDIRRDIEAGLAAANAV; via the coding sequence ATGGCAGACAACACGAGCGGGCGAGCGGAGCAGGGCATCAATACCCGCCTCGCGCATACCGGCAACAATCCCTCCGACTTCCATGGTTTCGTCAATCCGCCGGTGGTTCACGCTTCCACCGTGCTGTTCCCGAATGCGAGGACGATGGAGACGCGGGCGCAGAAATATACTTACGGTACGCGCGGCACACCGACGACCGACGCGCTTTGCGAGGCCGTGAACGAGCTGGAGGGCGCAGCGGGCACGATCCTCGTTCCTTCCGGGCTAGCTGCGGTCACGGTGCCGTTCCTGGCCTATCTGTCTTCGGGCGACCATGTGCTCATCGTCGATTCGGTCTACTTCCCCACCCGCCATTTCTGCGACACGATGCTCTCCAGGCTCGGCGTCACTGTCGAATATTATGACCCGACGATCGGCGCCGGGATCGAAAACCTGATCAGGCCGAACACGCGGCTGGTGCATACGGAAGCTCCGGGCTCGAATACGTTCGAGATGCAGGATATTCCGGCAATCTCCGCCGCGGCGCACCGGCACGGCTGTATCGTGACGATGGATAACACCTGGGCCACGCCCGTCTACTTCCGGCCCCTCGACCACGGCGTCGACGTTTCGATCCATGCGGCGACCAAATACCCCTCCGGTCACTCGGACGTTCTTCTCGGAACCGTTTCCGCCAATGCGGCCCATTGGCCGGCCCTCAGCGAGGCGATGGTTACGCTCGGCGTCTGCGTTTCGCCGGACGACAGTTATCAGATCCTGCGCGGCCTGCGCACGATGGGCGTCCGCCTGGAGCGCCATCAGGCAAGCGCGCTGGCGATCGCTGAATGGCTCGAGGGCCGTGACGAGGTGGCGCGCGTGCTTCATCCGGCACTGCCGAGCTTTCCCGGACACGAATTGTGGAAGCGCGACTTCGGCGGCGCGAGCGGGATATTCTCCTTCGTGCTCAGGGCTGAACCGGAAGACGGCAAGGCAAAGGCGCATGCCTTCCTGGATGCGCTCTCGTTGTTCGGGCTCGGTTACTCCTGGGGCGGCTTCGAAAGCCTCGCCGTTCACGTGAACCTCTCCGACCGCAAGGTCGCGAAGGCCCCGTCCGAGGGGCCGGTCATCCGGCTGCAGATCGGACTCGAGGATGTACCGGACATCCGCCGGGATATCGAGGCGGGCCTCGCCGCGGCAAACGCCGTCTGA
- the phaP2 gene encoding phasin PhaP2 — translation MFNFDDANRKSKEALDVAVKSYSAMTKGFQAIATEAADYSKKSFEDGVAHVEKLTSAKSLEAAFELQTNYLKASYEGFFAEATKIGEMYADLAKDAYKPYEAPVAKAGTAVKTAAAA, via the coding sequence ATGTTTAACTTCGACGATGCGAACAGGAAGAGCAAGGAAGCGCTCGACGTGGCCGTGAAGAGCTACTCAGCCATGACCAAAGGTTTCCAGGCTATTGCGACCGAAGCGGCCGACTATTCGAAAAAATCCTTCGAGGATGGCGTTGCTCATGTCGAAAAGCTTACCAGTGCCAAAAGCCTCGAAGCAGCGTTCGAGCTTCAGACGAATTATCTGAAGGCAAGCTACGAAGGCTTTTTCGCCGAGGCGACGAAGATCGGTGAGATGTATGCCGACCTCGCCAAGGACGCCTACAAGCCCTATGAGGCGCCGGTTGCCAAGGCAGGCACTGCGGTCAAAACGGCCGCCGCCGCCTGA
- a CDS encoding amino acid ABC transporter substrate-binding protein — protein MARRILTALVGAAVVGIGTHAASAATLDDVKAKGFVQCGVNTGLAGFAAPDASGNWSGFDVDYCKAIAAAIFADGSKVKYTPLSAKERFPALQSGEVDVLARNTTWSINRDTALGFNFRPVNYYDGQGFMVRKELDVKSALELSGAAVCVQTGTTTELNLADYFKANNLQYNPVVFEKLEEVNAAYDAGRCDVYTTDQSGLYSLRLTLSKPDDHIVLPEIISKEPLAPAVRQGDDQWFDIVSWVHYALVQAEEFGITQANIEEMKKSTNPDVQRFLGVEADSKIGTDLGLTNEWAVNIVKAVGNYGEVFDRNIGAGSPLKIERGLNALWNKGGLQYAPPVR, from the coding sequence ATGGCAAGAAGAATTCTGACAGCTCTCGTTGGCGCTGCTGTCGTGGGGATTGGCACACATGCGGCATCCGCCGCGACGCTCGACGACGTAAAGGCCAAGGGCTTCGTCCAGTGCGGCGTGAATACCGGCCTCGCCGGTTTCGCAGCCCCTGACGCCTCGGGCAATTGGAGCGGTTTCGACGTCGATTACTGCAAGGCGATTGCGGCTGCGATTTTCGCCGACGGCAGCAAGGTCAAGTATACGCCGCTCTCCGCCAAGGAACGCTTCCCGGCGCTGCAGTCCGGCGAAGTCGACGTGCTTGCGCGCAACACGACCTGGTCGATCAACCGCGACACCGCGCTCGGCTTCAACTTCCGTCCCGTCAACTATTACGACGGCCAGGGCTTCATGGTTCGCAAGGAACTCGACGTGAAGTCCGCCCTCGAGCTTTCCGGCGCCGCCGTCTGCGTGCAGACGGGCACGACGACCGAGCTCAACCTTGCCGACTACTTCAAGGCGAACAATCTGCAGTACAATCCGGTCGTCTTCGAGAAACTCGAGGAAGTGAACGCTGCCTACGACGCCGGCCGTTGCGATGTCTATACGACCGACCAGTCCGGCCTCTATTCGCTGCGCCTCACCCTCTCGAAGCCCGATGACCATATCGTTCTGCCGGAGATCATCTCCAAAGAGCCGCTCGCACCGGCGGTCCGCCAGGGTGACGATCAGTGGTTCGACATCGTCAGCTGGGTTCACTACGCCCTGGTACAGGCCGAAGAGTTCGGCATAACCCAGGCCAATATCGAAGAAATGAAGAAGTCGACGAACCCCGACGTTCAACGCTTCCTGGGCGTCGAGGCCGACAGCAAGATCGGCACGGACCTCGGCCTCACCAACGAATGGGCGGTCAATATCGTCAAGGCAGTCGGAAACTACGGCGAAGTGTTCGACCGCAACATCGGCGCAGGCAGCCCGCTGAAGATAGAGCGCGGCCTCAACGCCCTCTGGAACAAGGGCGGTCTCCAGTACGCACCGCCGGTCCGCTGA
- a CDS encoding alpha/beta fold hydrolase has product MDLNPPPFSRFTHDGLEIAYFDEGDPSGDPILLIHGFASSANVNWVFPGWLKTLGDAGYRVIALDNRGHGQSSKPHDPSLYHPPQMAGDAAALLVHLGIGEAHVMGYSMGARISAFLALQHPDRVRSLVFGGLGIGMITGVGEWDPIADALLAPSLEDVTHERGRTFRAFADQTKSDRQALAACISTSRDLLTADEVGRIDVPVLIGVGTKDDIAGSAEELAALMQHAVALDIPGRDHMLAVGDRVFKKAVLEFLAGVG; this is encoded by the coding sequence ATGGACTTGAACCCTCCGCCATTTTCCCGCTTCACGCATGACGGACTGGAAATCGCCTATTTCGACGAAGGTGACCCCTCGGGCGACCCGATCCTGCTCATTCACGGCTTTGCATCGAGCGCCAATGTCAACTGGGTGTTTCCCGGATGGCTGAAGACGCTCGGCGACGCCGGATACCGCGTCATCGCGCTCGACAATCGCGGGCACGGGCAAAGCAGCAAACCCCATGATCCCTCGCTCTATCACCCGCCGCAGATGGCGGGGGATGCGGCAGCACTTTTGGTGCATCTCGGCATCGGCGAGGCGCATGTCATGGGTTATTCGATGGGCGCGCGGATCTCGGCATTCCTGGCTTTGCAGCACCCGGATCGCGTCCGTTCGCTGGTATTCGGCGGTCTCGGGATAGGCATGATCACGGGGGTGGGGGAGTGGGATCCGATCGCCGACGCGCTGCTTGCACCTTCTTTGGAGGACGTTACGCACGAGCGGGGCCGGACGTTCCGCGCCTTCGCAGACCAGACGAAAAGCGATCGTCAGGCGCTTGCCGCATGCATATCGACATCGCGCGACCTGCTTACCGCCGACGAGGTGGGCCGCATAGACGTGCCGGTGCTGATCGGTGTCGGGACAAAAGATGACATCGCCGGGTCGGCTGAGGAGCTTGCCGCGCTGATGCAGCATGCCGTGGCACTCGACATTCCCGGGCGCGACCACATGCTGGCGGTCGGCGACCGTGTGTTCAAGAAGGCGGTCCTGGAGTTTCTTGCCGGAGTTGGGTGA
- a CDS encoding DUF3126 family protein yields the protein MKPEEIRKLEAYLKRTFNQSMVVKARPKKDESAEVYLGDEFLGVVFRDEEDGELSYNFSMAILDIDL from the coding sequence TTGAAGCCCGAAGAAATCCGCAAGCTTGAGGCCTATCTTAAGCGCACGTTCAACCAGTCCATGGTCGTCAAGGCTCGCCCGAAGAAGGACGAATCCGCTGAAGTCTATCTCGGCGACGAATTTCTCGGTGTCGTCTTCCGTGACGAAGAGGACGGCGAGCTCTCCTATAATTTCTCGATGGCGATCCTCGACATCGACCTCTGA
- a CDS encoding FAD-dependent monooxygenase — MQKADPVAIVGAGIAGLTAALCLARQGFRTDIFEQAEALEEAGAGLQLSPNASRILIDLGLLPALERVWNEPEAISLTDGRSLRPLASVPAGARARERWGAPYGVLHRASLQTILLDAVRAERLCRLHLGNRVGDDPRAVITEASKRSPAAIIGADGIWSRIRFSVPGAGTVRFSGNVAWRFTLSRTRTPACLSPDRVTAFLAPKAHLVAYPIRKIDGFNLVAIVAGKASGETWTGHESGDRRREFEAAFRDWHPDLRALLGLAGSATYWPLCTVEDGAWHNGRDTILIGDSAHAMTPFAAQGAAMAIEDARELARCMADTPDLPSAFARYEDARRTRIGRVRKRAAFNSFAYHAAGPVRIARDFVLSFRKPEALAADFDWLYGYGA, encoded by the coding sequence ATGCAAAAGGCTGATCCGGTTGCGATCGTCGGTGCCGGCATCGCCGGGCTGACCGCCGCGCTCTGCCTTGCACGGCAGGGTTTCCGGACCGATATATTCGAGCAGGCCGAAGCATTGGAGGAGGCCGGTGCCGGGCTTCAGCTTTCGCCGAATGCATCGCGCATCCTCATCGACCTCGGCTTGCTGCCCGCTCTCGAACGCGTCTGGAATGAACCGGAAGCGATCTCGCTTACCGACGGCCGCTCGCTGCGGCCACTTGCGAGCGTGCCTGCCGGCGCACGCGCCCGCGAGCGCTGGGGCGCTCCCTATGGCGTCCTGCATCGTGCCAGCCTGCAAACGATCCTTCTGGATGCGGTCCGGGCGGAGCGGCTTTGCCGTCTTCACCTGGGAAATCGCGTCGGGGACGATCCGCGAGCAGTCATCACCGAAGCGAGCAAGCGATCACCGGCAGCGATCATCGGTGCGGACGGTATCTGGTCGCGGATACGCTTCTCTGTCCCCGGCGCCGGCACCGTCCGTTTTTCGGGCAATGTCGCCTGGCGCTTCACGCTGTCACGCACCCGGACGCCCGCCTGCCTGTCGCCTGATCGCGTCACCGCCTTCCTCGCGCCGAAGGCCCATCTCGTCGCCTATCCGATCAGAAAGATCGACGGCTTCAACCTCGTCGCGATCGTTGCCGGAAAGGCGTCGGGCGAAACCTGGACGGGGCACGAATCCGGCGATCGCCGGCGCGAGTTCGAGGCGGCCTTCAGGGATTGGCATCCCGACCTGCGCGCGCTTCTCGGTCTCGCCGGCTCGGCGACCTACTGGCCGCTCTGCACGGTTGAAGACGGGGCCTGGCACAATGGGCGCGACACCATTCTCATCGGCGATTCTGCCCATGCCATGACGCCATTTGCGGCCCAGGGCGCGGCGATGGCCATCGAGGACGCCCGTGAACTCGCCCGCTGTATGGCCGATACTCCCGACCTTCCCTCCGCCTTCGCGCGCTATGAAGACGCACGCAGAACGCGGATCGGCCGCGTTCGCAAGCGCGCCGCATTCAACAGCTTCGCCTACCACGCAGCAGGTCCGGTGCGGATCGCGCGCGATTTCGTTCTCTCTTTCAGAAAACCCGAAGCGCTCGCAGCCGATTTCGACTGGCTTTACGGCTACGGCGCTTAG
- the clpS gene encoding ATP-dependent Clp protease adapter ClpS produces MIAMPVRMQQGSEGDGGGPSRGTSVITRTKPKTKKPSLYRVLLLNDDYTPMEFVIHILERFFQKNREEATVIMLHVHNHGVGECGVFTYEVAETKVTQVMDFARQHQHPLQCVMEKK; encoded by the coding sequence ATGATCGCCATGCCGGTCCGGATGCAGCAGGGAAGCGAAGGAGACGGAGGCGGCCCCAGTCGTGGCACGTCCGTTATCACCCGCACCAAGCCGAAGACCAAGAAGCCGAGTTTGTACCGCGTTCTGCTTTTGAATGACGATTACACACCGATGGAATTCGTCATTCACATCCTCGAGCGCTTCTTTCAGAAGAACCGCGAAGAAGCGACCGTCATAATGCTACATGTCCACAACCACGGCGTTGGAGAATGCGGCGTCTTCACCTACGAGGTCGCCGAAACCAAGGTGACGCAGGTGATGGATTTCGCCAGGCAGCATCAACATCCGTTGCAATGCGTCATGGAAAAGAAATGA
- the cysE gene encoding serine O-acetyltransferase — MVAKTELRHTESLEAIDPIWDSLREEARLAAERDPMLAAFLYSTVVNQHSLEDCVIYRICERLDHPDLQASLLHQTFAEMLEDWPEWGAVLRVDIQAVYDRDPACTRFMEPVLYFKGFHAIQTHRLAHWLWSRGRRDFALYLQSRSSSVFQTDINPAARIGRGIFLDHATGLVVGETAVIGDNVSILHGVTLGGTGKEGSDRHPKIGNGVLIGAGAKILGNIHIGHCSRVAAGSVVLKAVPPKSTVAGVPAKVVGEAGCSEPSRQMDQILASFDI, encoded by the coding sequence ATGGTCGCCAAGACAGAACTTCGTCATACGGAATCGCTCGAAGCGATCGATCCGATCTGGGATAGCCTGCGCGAGGAGGCGCGGCTGGCGGCCGAGCGCGATCCGATGCTGGCGGCCTTTCTCTATTCGACGGTGGTCAATCAGCATTCCCTGGAAGATTGCGTTATCTACCGGATTTGCGAGAGGCTGGATCATCCCGACCTCCAGGCGAGCCTCCTGCACCAGACCTTTGCCGAGATGCTCGAGGACTGGCCCGAATGGGGCGCCGTCCTGCGCGTGGATATCCAGGCGGTCTACGATCGCGATCCCGCCTGCACGCGCTTCATGGAGCCGGTGCTTTATTTCAAGGGCTTCCATGCCATACAGACGCACCGTCTGGCTCACTGGCTGTGGAGCCGCGGCCGGAGAGACTTTGCGCTCTATCTCCAGAGCCGCTCCTCCAGCGTTTTCCAGACCGACATCAATCCGGCCGCCCGCATCGGGCGCGGTATCTTCCTCGATCATGCAACGGGGCTCGTCGTCGGCGAAACCGCGGTCATCGGCGACAACGTATCTATCTTGCATGGCGTGACGCTTGGCGGCACCGGCAAGGAAGGCAGCGACCGTCATCCGAAGATCGGCAACGGCGTGCTGATCGGCGCCGGCGCAAAGATTCTCGGCAATATCCACATCGGCCACTGCTCACGCGTGGCCGCCGGTTCCGTCGTGCTGAAGGCGGTCCCTCCCAAATCGACGGTTGCCGGTGTGCCGGCGAAGGTCGTCGGCGAGGCCGGCTGTTCCGAGCCGTCGCGTCAGATGGACCAGATCCTGGCGTCGTTCGATATCTGA